The nucleotide window GGGTCGTGGGCCGACCGGCGCGGGCCGGCCGTGCCGCTGCTCGCCTCCGTGTGCATCTTCGCGCTCGGGCTCGCCCTGGCCGGCACCGCGACGGCGATGCCGGTGTTCGTGGCCGGGCGCTTCCTACAGGGTCTCGGCGCGGGTGGCGAGACCGTCGCGCTGTACGTGCTCGTCGCTGCGGTCTACCCGGCGGGGCTGCACATCAAGATCTTCGGGGCGTTCGCGTCCGCCTGGGTGCTGCCGTCGCTGGTGGGGCCGTTCGCGGCCGGGCTCGTCGCCGACGCGCTCAGTTGGCACTGGGTGTTCCTCGGCGTGCTCGTCCTGGTCGCCGTGGCGACCGTGCTCGTGCTGCCGTCGCTGCGCGGCCGCGACCGGGCCCGCGCCGATCGGGTGCCGCCGTCGGCCGCCGATGCGCGACGGGTGGCCGAGGCGGCCGTGGTGTCGGTCAGCGTGGTGGTGCTGAGCTCGCTCGGTGAGTTCGAGCCGGCGACGGCCTGGCTGTTGGTGCCGGTGATTCTGCTGGTCATCGGGGTCGCGCTGCGCAATCTGGTGCCGCCCGGCACGCTGCGGATCAGGCGGGGGCTGCCGGCGACCGTTGCGATCTGCGGCGTGGCCGGCGGGGTGTTCTTCGGCACCGAGGCCTTCCTGCCGCTGCTGTTGCACGACCGCTACGGCCTGCCGGCCTGGCTCTCCGGCGTCACGTTGACGGCGGGCGCGATCTCGTGGGCGCTGGCCTCGGCGGTGCAGAGCCGGCTGGGCGATCGGCTCGATCCGGGTACGGCGATCCGGGTCGGCGCGGTGCTGCTCGCCGGCGGGGCGATCATCGAGTGGGCGACCGCGGTGCTGCACCTGCCGCCCGCGGCGGCGACGGTCGGCTGGTTCGCGGCTGGCGCCGGCATGGGCACCTTGTATCCGCGGATCAGCACCCTGGTGCTGGCCCTCTCGGCGACGGGGGAGCAGGGCTTCAACACCGCGGCGAAGAGCATCACGGACGCGGTGGGCGGCAGCGCGGCGCTGGCGGTCGGCGGCCTGCTGTTCACGGTCCTGTCGTTCGGCGGTGCGTTCGCCTTCACCAGCCTGCTCGGGGTGGTGGTGATCCTCATCGGGCTGCGGGTGGGCAGGGCCTGAGTCAGCGCAGCGCCGGGAAGACCGTCGCGGCGATCAGTGCGCCTACCAGCGCGCCGACGACGACCTGGGGTGTCGTGTGTGCCGACAGGCGTACCCGGGACCAGCAGGCCAGCAGCGCCACCGGCACGCCGGCCAGGGCGACCGGGCCGTACACGGCGACAAGCGTCGCCACCGTGCCGGCGGCGACGCCCGCGTGGATCGACATCTTCCACCAGTGCGTCACCACCGCGAAGACCAGCAGGCCCGCGCCACCCGCGGCCATCAGCGCCGGTATGTCGCCGGGGGCGCCGAGCAGCACCAGCGCCGGCAGGCCGACCGCCAGCGAGGCGATCCCGAACAGCAGCGGGCCACGGCGGTGTTCCCGTTCCGGGATGTGGTGGCTGGTCAACCGTCCGGTCCGGACGCCGCGCAGGACGTACGCCAGGGGGATGCCGGCGGCGAACAGCGCGCCGGGCAGTCCCCACCAGCGCGACACGCCGGGCTCGTCGCCGGCGTGCCAGCCGACCGCCAGCATCAGGCCCGCGACCAGGACGGCGGGCGCGAGCACCTCGGAGGTGATCCGGGCCAGGCGATCACTGGCGAGGGTCCCGGCGGTGGTCACGGCCCCATGATGGCAGGGTCGTCAGGTCAGTGCGGCGGCGACCAGTTCGAGGTGGTCGAGCGAGACCTGCATGCCGGCCTCCATGCCGGAGTTGACGTGCGCGTCCCGGTCCGCCTGGTCGCGGTGCTCGACGAGCATCTCCATGAACGTGCGGCCGTCCTTCTCGATCAGGGTCGTCGTGACCAGGGCCGCGTGCTCGTCCGGGTCGGGGATGCCCTCGTACGCCTCCGTGTTGACCAGGCGCTCGGGCTCCTGGATCTCGTGGTAGACGCCGTGGAAGGCCACCTCGAAGCCGCCCTGCGCCTCCATCACGTAGCGCCAGGCGCCGCCGACCCGCAGGTCGACCTCGGCGATCGTGACGGTGCCGTGGTCGCCGCTCCACCACCGCTTGATGAGCTCCGGCGTGGTGTACGCCCTCCACACCAGGCGTGCCGGCGCGTTGAACTCGCGGGTGATCAGGATCTGGTTGTCGGCCGGCAGCGTGACCTTGGCCGTGCCCTTACCGGTGGTCGTCATCTGCTTCCTCCGCCTTCTTGAGCTCGTCGAGTACGTCGTCCATGAGGTCGAACCGGGTGTTCCACGACCGCTCGTATCCGCTGAGCCAGTCGTGGATGGTCCGCAGCGGTTCCGCGTTGAGCCGGTACATCCGGTGCCGGCCCTCGTCGCGGACCCGCACCAGGTCAACCTCGCGCAGCACGCGCAGGTGCTTGGAGACCTGGGGCTGTGCCAGCCCGAGCAGGTCGACCAGGTCGTTGACCGGCCGCTCGCCGGCCGCGAGGAGGTCGAGGATCTGCCGCCGCCGGGGCTCGGCCACCGCGTTGAAGGCGTCCGTGGTTGTCGCCGCTCGTGCCATGGGTCGATCGTATACCCATAACGGCATACGTCAAGCCGGTACGGCGTCCCACCAGGGCGGGAGCGTCGCCGGGGTCCAGTCGCCGGGCGGCCGGAAGTCCAGCCGGCTGCCGTCGAACGGGAACGCCGCCGCGTCGACGAGCCCGGTCACCCGCCCGCCCTCGGCCCGGACGGCCGCCGCCTCCGCCGGGTCCAGCGCCGCCAGGTCCTCCTCGTCCTTCAGCCGCCAGCCCCGGTCGGCGCCGACCAGCACGTCGAGCGACTGGTCGCGGGTGTCCACCCCGCCGGGCCAGCGCCGGGCCGGCGTCTCCAGGTTGACGTACCAGCCGGCGAACGTGCCGTCGGCGAGCCAGTTCCACGAGACCGAATGGGCGGCGCCGGGCGGGATGAGCAGCAGCGAGCGGAAGCCCCGGTGGTGGCTCGGGCTCAGCATGGTGGGCATCGCGACCTCGGCGGCGATGCTCAGGTGGCGGGTCGGCGCGCCGGCCAGATCGGTACGCCGCATGGTCTCGGTGCCGATGTCGCTCCACAGCAGCAGCCCGTCCGCGTCGTCCGCGACGACAAGAGCGGCCTGCGCGGCGGCGATGCGGCGGTCGGTGTGCAGGAAGCGCCGGACGACCGGTTGCCCGGGTTCGAACGTCACTCGGCCGGTAGGTCCTCAGTCGTCATGTGGATCACCATTGCACGCCGGACCGGCCGAACCGGTCATTGCTTCGAGGGCCGCGGCGAACCGGCGCAGGTCCATGCCCTCCAGGTGATCGAAGATGTGCCGCCGCACGCTGGCCAGGTGATCCGGCCAGGCCTCCCGCAGCCGGGCGAGGCCGGCGTCGGTGAGCACCGCGTTGGAGCCACGGGCGTCCCGTTCGCAGCGGATCCGCCGCAGGTAGCCGAGCGACTCCAGCTTGCTCGCCAGCCGGGTCATGCCGCTCAGCGACATGTCGCAGGCCGCGGCGAGCTCGCTCATCCGCATCAGCCGGTCCTCGGCCTCCGACAGGTGCCGCAGGGCGGTGTATTCGCTGAGGGACATGCGCTGGTCCCGCTCGAGGTCGGCGTCGAGCAGGCGCGGCAGGACCTGGATCAGCCGGCCGAAGGCGCGCATGACCGCCTGCTCCTCGCCGCTGAGCGGCACGGGCGGGACGGCGGACACGGCACCGATGGTACGGCGTCAGCAGGCGACCCAGACCCGGTCCATCTTCGAGCCCCAGGAGCAGGTGTCGAGGTTCTTGCCCGCGGCGTCGCGCAGCGTCGCCTTGTCGCCGGTGTTGTTCCAGATGTAGTTCCCGCTGCCCCAGCGCACGACGCGGCCGCTGCTCGTGCCCTTGCCGGTGTGCAGCCAGATGCGGCCACCCTTGGCGGCGATCGTCACGTTGCCGAACGTGTACACGTGGTTCGACGCGTCGCGGATCGTGTAGCGGCTGAGATTGACCGGCTTGGCGCCGCTGTTGATCAGCGAGATCCACTCGTTGTTGAGGCTCGCGTTGCTGCGGGTGTCCTTGCCTGGCGAGTCGTACTGTGCGCCGTGGAAGCGCAGGCTCGGTGTCGCCGCCGGTGCCGGGGCGCCGATCGCGAGCGAGCCGGCGATCGCCGTGGTCGCCGCCGCGAGGATGCTGATCGTTCTGCGCACCGTACCTCCATGTTTCGTGGGTGTGCGGGAATTCTCTGCCCGCGCGCGGGCCGGTCGGGGACGGGGAGTGCGAGCTCCCCCGCGGTGTCGGATAGCCGTCGCAAGGCCGGTGGTCATCCTTTCGGGCACGGCTCTGACGCTGGTCTTGCGAGCTACCCGAAGCACAATGCTTTGGTGCTAAACCAGACATCTAGTGATTCCTGGCAGCATCTACTCGAAACGCCGCGAAAGTCGCTGTGGGCGCGGCTGCCATTCGGCGTACGGATGGCTACTGCCGGGCTCGGTGCTCTCATGGTCGTGGCCGGTTCGGCGGCGGGTATCGCCGCCCTGACGAGCACGGACACGCGAGTGGTGAACGCCGTCGGTAGCGATTCGTCCGTCGTCGAGCTGCCGCCGGCCGGCGACGCGGAGCTCGGTGCCCAGAAGGCCGCCGGCCACGCCGCCGACCGGAAGGCCGCCGCCAAGGACGCGGCCGGCCGGGTACGCGCGGCCCGGAGCACGGGTGAGCGGAGGCCGGGCCTGCCGAACTCCGCCCGTGCGGCGGTGCCGGCGGACGACGGCCGGTCGACGCCCGGCGAGGCGGATCGGAGCGGCACCCGGACGCCGCGCCGGACGGCACCGAGCGGCCGGAACCCGGCCACCGTGGGCGCCTCGGCGGGCGGATCGGCCGGGCCGGCCGGGCCCGCGGGCCCGGTGGTGCACGTCGAACGGGTCTCGGAGTCCGAGGCGATCCCGTTCCGGACCAGGCTGATCAGGGACCCGTCGATGCCGCCTGGCAGCCGGCGGATCCAGACGCCGGGCATCCCCGGCGAACGGGTGCTGCACTACGAGGTGACGTTCACCGGCAGCAGGGAGACGGGCCGCCGGCTCATCGACTCGAACGTCACCCGCGAGCCGCAGCACCGGGTGGTGGCCTTCGGCAACCGGCGCGTCACCGGCCCGTTCGGCGGCGGGCGCGACGGCCGCCGGGAATGCCAGCTCCGCCTCGGGCCGTGCATCGGCCTGGCCCGCGGCACGGCCTGCGTCGACGGCAGCGGCGATCAGTCCGAGAAGGACCTCATCGACGGCGACCTGAGCCTGCTCACCGCCGCCGACATCGACGAGCTCCAGCTCACGCTGCCCTGCGTGGTGGTGCCGAAGGGCGACCCGAAGGACGACCCGAAGAAGGACGCGGCGAATGAACCCGTGGCGGCCGCCACGCCGGATGCCGCGGCGGGCGACCGGCGATCGGATGGCAAGCAGGGGTAATCCGCCCGGCCCCGGCGGACCGTGCGGCAGGATGACCGGGTGGCGTTGAGCGATACCAGGTTGCAGGAGCTCGCCGCGGCCCTGGCCGAGGTGCCCGGGGTGACCGGCGTCCTGCTGGGCGGGAGCCGGGCCCGGGGCACGCACACCCCGGACTCCGACACCGACCTGGGCGTCTACTACCGCGCACCGCTCGACGTTCCGGCGCTGGCCGGGCTGGCCCGGGTCTTCGGCGGCCCGGCCGCCCGGGTCACCTCGCCCGGCGAGTGGGGGCCGTGGGTGGACGGCGGCGGCTGGCTGACCGTGGACGGCGCGGCCGTCGACTGGATCTACCGCGACGTGAGCCGGGTCCGGCAGGCGTGCGAACAGGCGGAGCTGGGCCGGTACGCGTTCCACGCGCAGGCGGGCCACCCGCTCGGCGTGCCGGACTTCGCGTACGCGGGGGAGGTCGCCCTCGGGGTGATCCTGGCCGATCCGAGCGGTGAGCTGGCGGCGTTGCAGGAGCGGGCCCTGGTCTTTCCGCCGGCGCTGGGCGAGAGCCTGGTCGCCGGCCTGTGGGAGGCCGATTTCCTCGCCGGGGTGGCACGCAAGGCGGTGCCGCGCGGCGACTCGGCCTACCTGGCGGGCTGCCTGTTCCGGCTGGTGGGGGTGTGTGCGCACGCGCTGCACGGCGCGGCCGGGCGCTGGCTGATCAATGAGAAGGGCGCGGTGGCCGCGGCGGCCGCCCTGCCCGGCGCGCCGCCGCACTTCGCCGAGCGGGTCGACGCCGTCTTCGCCGATCTCAACGGCGACCCGATGCGCCTCGCCGCGGCGCTGGACGCCGCCGTCGACCTCGTTCTGGACACCGCCGACGCGTGCGCCATGATGACGCGATGACAGCCGACGAACCCACGATCCTCGCCACGAGCGCCGGATTCCGCCGCGGCCGGTACGGCCTGTTCGACCTGCGGGTCGGGCCGATCCACCACTTCGCCGCGGAGCTGGCCAACGCCGGCGAGACGGCCAAGATCTGCTTCCTGCACCAGGCGATCGGTGACCCCGTCGACTACATCGGAGCGACCTACGCGGCGTTCGCCAGGACCCGCTACCGGGCCTCGCACCTGCAACTGTTCCCGATGCCGAACCACGACGAC belongs to Amorphoplanes digitatis and includes:
- a CDS encoding ArsR/SmtB family transcription factor, which gives rise to MARAATTTDAFNAVAEPRRRQILDLLAAGERPVNDLVDLLGLAQPQVSKHLRVLREVDLVRVRDEGRHRMYRLNAEPLRTIHDWLSGYERSWNTRFDLMDDVLDELKKAEEADDDHR
- a CDS encoding nucleotidyltransferase domain-containing protein, translating into MALSDTRLQELAAALAEVPGVTGVLLGGSRARGTHTPDSDTDLGVYYRAPLDVPALAGLARVFGGPAARVTSPGEWGPWVDGGGWLTVDGAAVDWIYRDVSRVRQACEQAELGRYAFHAQAGHPLGVPDFAYAGEVALGVILADPSGELAALQERALVFPPALGESLVAGLWEADFLAGVARKAVPRGDSAYLAGCLFRLVGVCAHALHGAAGRWLINEKGAVAAAAALPGAPPHFAERVDAVFADLNGDPMRLAAALDAAVDLVLDTADACAMMTR
- a CDS encoding lamin tail domain-containing protein — protein: MRRTISILAAATTAIAGSLAIGAPAPAATPSLRFHGAQYDSPGKDTRSNASLNNEWISLINSGAKPVNLSRYTIRDASNHVYTFGNVTIAAKGGRIWLHTGKGTSSGRVVRWGSGNYIWNNTGDKATLRDAAGKNLDTCSWGSKMDRVWVAC
- a CDS encoding G5 domain-containing protein, with protein sequence MVVAGSAAGIAALTSTDTRVVNAVGSDSSVVELPPAGDAELGAQKAAGHAADRKAAAKDAAGRVRAARSTGERRPGLPNSARAAVPADDGRSTPGEADRSGTRTPRRTAPSGRNPATVGASAGGSAGPAGPAGPVVHVERVSESEAIPFRTRLIRDPSMPPGSRRIQTPGIPGERVLHYEVTFTGSRETGRRLIDSNVTREPQHRVVAFGNRRVTGPFGGGRDGRRECQLRLGPCIGLARGTACVDGSGDQSEKDLIDGDLSLLTAADIDELQLTLPCVVVPKGDPKDDPKKDAANEPVAAATPDAAAGDRRSDGKQG
- a CDS encoding DUF402 domain-containing protein, with the translated sequence MTFEPGQPVVRRFLHTDRRIAAAQAALVVADDADGLLLWSDIGTETMRRTDLAGAPTRHLSIAAEVAMPTMLSPSHHRGFRSLLLIPPGAAHSVSWNWLADGTFAGWYVNLETPARRWPGGVDTRDQSLDVLVGADRGWRLKDEEDLAALDPAEAAAVRAEGGRVTGLVDAAAFPFDGSRLDFRPPGDWTPATLPPWWDAVPA
- a CDS encoding MFS transporter; translated protein: MSVESETRTAGILQVPYALTTVGTWSLVFLAAFESLAVTTIMPIVTADLDGRGLYALAFSSTLAAGVVGMVAFGSWADRRGPAVPLLASVCIFALGLALAGTATAMPVFVAGRFLQGLGAGGETVALYVLVAAVYPAGLHIKIFGAFASAWVLPSLVGPFAAGLVADALSWHWVFLGVLVLVAVATVLVLPSLRGRDRARADRVPPSAADARRVAEAAVVSVSVVVLSSLGEFEPATAWLLVPVILLVIGVALRNLVPPGTLRIRRGLPATVAICGVAGGVFFGTEAFLPLLLHDRYGLPAWLSGVTLTAGAISWALASAVQSRLGDRLDPGTAIRVGAVLLAGGAIIEWATAVLHLPPAAATVGWFAAGAGMGTLYPRISTLVLALSATGEQGFNTAAKSITDAVGGSAALAVGGLLFTVLSFGGAFAFTSLLGVVVILIGLRVGRA
- a CDS encoding SRPBCC family protein, translated to MTTTGKGTAKVTLPADNQILITREFNAPARLVWRAYTTPELIKRWWSGDHGTVTIAEVDLRVGGAWRYVMEAQGGFEVAFHGVYHEIQEPERLVNTEAYEGIPDPDEHAALVTTTLIEKDGRTFMEMLVEHRDQADRDAHVNSGMEAGMQVSLDHLELVAAALT
- a CDS encoding MarR family winged helix-turn-helix transcriptional regulator; protein product: MSAVPPVPLSGEEQAVMRAFGRLIQVLPRLLDADLERDQRMSLSEYTALRHLSEAEDRLMRMSELAAACDMSLSGMTRLASKLESLGYLRRIRCERDARGSNAVLTDAGLARLREAWPDHLASVRRHIFDHLEGMDLRRFAAALEAMTGSAGPACNGDPHDD
- a CDS encoding phosphoesterase PA-phosphatase, whose translation is MTTAGTLASDRLARITSEVLAPAVLVAGLMLAVGWHAGDEPGVSRWWGLPGALFAAGIPLAYVLRGVRTGRLTSHHIPEREHRRGPLLFGIASLAVGLPALVLLGAPGDIPALMAAGGAGLLVFAVVTHWWKMSIHAGVAAGTVATLVAVYGPVALAGVPVALLACWSRVRLSAHTTPQVVVGALVGALIAATVFPALR